One Salvelinus sp. IW2-2015 linkage group LG4q.2, ASM291031v2, whole genome shotgun sequence DNA window includes the following coding sequences:
- the LOC111963111 gene encoding homeobox-containing protein 1-like isoform X4 — protein MAILKDYKCHDDLDETAESRQRMSQFTDEPRFTIEQIDLLQRLRRTGMTKPEILHALDTLDRLDRQHGHKFGRRPQTQPQPVGQGPTSNSNANMTSSSSSNNVVASSSTSTAATQTGYRANGSGGSDLSPSPSNNYDMSPPPPAVVSAPVALAAVAQNGCGVGGGGEIVAMTNGKLSPPRFPISVSAVSGGVTARGYGFEASEEELDVDDKVEELMRRDSAIIKEEIKVFLGNRRISQAVVAQVTGISQSRISHWLLQQGSDLSEQKKRAFYRWYQLEKTTPGATLTMRPAPMSLEDVVEWRQTPPPISSTPGSFRLRRGSRFTWRKECLAVMESYFNDNQYPDEAKREEIANACNAVIQKPGKKLSDLEKVTSLKVYNWFANRRKEIKRRANIEEAAILESHGIDVQSPGGHSNGDDIEGNDFPDQGCEVPLFEKRAVTRPFSRLDLSSPTQDDDSTNHSNALEHQDPIALAVEMAAVNHSILALATQAGGGLALGGTGSDIKTEVLDD, from the exons ATGGCTATCCTAAAggactacaaatgccatgatgaccTGGACGAGACTgctgaatcgaggcaaag gATGTCTCAGTTCACAGATGAGCCTCGCTTCACCATCGAGCAGATTGACCTGCTCCAACGGCTGAGGAGGACGGGGATGACCAAGCCAGAGATCCTCCACGCTCTGGATACCCTGGACAGACTGGACCGCCAGCACGGACACAAGTTTGGACGCCGTCCCCAGACGCAGCCCCAGCCTGTCGGTCAGGGACCGACGTCCAATAGCAATGCTAATATGACGTCGTCTTCCTCGTCCAACAACGTTGTGGCGTCCTCATCGACGTCCACGGCCGCCACACAGACTGGTTACCGGGCGAATGGGAGTGGCGGGAGTGATCTGTCGCCGTCACCTAGCAACAACTATGATATGTCGCCGCCCCCTCCGGCGGTTGTATCTGCCCCTGTTGCTTTGGCAGCAGTGGCTCAGAACGGGTGTGGGGTTGGTGGCGGCGGAGAGATTGTTGCCATGACGAACGGAAAGCTGTCTCCACCACGGTTTCCTATCAGTGTTAGTGCGGTTAGTGGTGGCGTGACTGCGAGAGGCTACGGGTTTGAGGCCAGCGAGGAGGAACTAGACGTGGACGACAAAGTGGAGGAACTCATGAG AAGGGACAGTGCCATAATCAAGGAGGAGATCAAGGTGTTCCTGGGGAACAGGCGCATCTCTCAGGCTGTGGTGGCTCAGGTCACAG gtATCAGTCAGAGTCGTATCTCCCACTGGCTGCTCCAGCAGGGCTCGGACCTCAGTGAACAGAAGAAGAGGGCCTTCTATCGCTGGTACCAGTTGGAGAAGACCACCCCCG GTGCCACTCTGACGATGCGGCCCGCCCCCATGTCTCTGGAGGATGTGGTTGAGTGGCGGCAGACTCCGCCCCCTATAAGCTCCACCCCCGGGAGCTTCCGTCTGCGCCGAGGCAGTCGCTTCACCTGGAGGAAAGAATGTCTGGCTGTGAtggagag TTACTTCAATGACAACCAGTACCCTGATGAAGCTAAAAGAGAGGAGATCGCTAACGCCTGCAACGCTGTCATCCAGAAACCAG GGAAGAAGCTGTCTGATCTGGAGAAAGTCACGTCTCTGAAGGTCTACAACTGGTTTGCCAACCGCCGCAAGGAGATCAAGAGACGCGCCAACATAG AAGAAGCAGCAATCCTGGAGAGCCATGGGATCGACGTCCAGAGTCCTGGTGGACACTCCAACGGCGATGACATTGAGGGGAATGACTTCCCTGACCAG GGCTGTGAAGTCCCTCTGTTTGAGAAGAGAGCTGTTACCAGACCCTTCAGTCGACTAGACCTGTCCTCTCCCACACAG gaTGATGACTCCACCAATCACAGCAATGCCCTGGAGCACCAGGATCCCATCGCCCTCGCCGTGGAGATGGCGGCCGTCAATCACAGCATCCTCGCCCTGGCAACGCAGGCGGGGGGAGGATTGGCCCTGGGCgggacaggaagtgacatcaaAACAGAGGTGCTAGACGACTAG
- the LOC111963008 gene encoding left-right determination factor 2-like: MAYFSIWLLCACAILSLTHSFNQENLKEAMLQRLGLKELPRIHKRDLENLVVPSHIRNKYLALLKLHHERRRRSLPSLAGILRGYSGNADISGEILYSDATRERLVFDMEARVPANSEVTMAELRLYQNAPHKLHLAGRKSQKQDNNARVSVYWVEVLENGANRSSLVDSRLVPIYETGWKGFDVTQAVHYWSKGRREVPLRLELRVEGERPGSYAAQMAKSIRFTAQDPSDQSTGKPELLFYTLNLEEYGSRGDCQSSKPNGICCREDHFINFRELTWTQYWVIEPAGYQSFRCAGGCKQPKRHYGYGERRCAATENAPLPIMYLVKKGDYTEIEVAEFPNMIVEKCRCTMDNVSV; this comes from the exons ATGGCATATTTCTCAATTTGGCTGCTGTGCGCCTGTGCGATACTGTCTCTAACGCACAGCTTCAATCAGGAGAACCTGAAAGAGGCTATGCTTCAGAGGCTTGGACTGAAGGAACTCCCAAGGATCCATAAAAGGGACTTGGAAAACCTAGTCGTTCCTAGCCACATCAGAAACAAGTACCTGGCCCTGCTGAAGCTGCACCACGAGAGGAGACGCCGCTCTCTGCCCAGCCTAGCAGGAATCCTCAGGGGGTATTCCGGGAACGCAG ATATATCGGGGGAGATTCTTTACTCTGACGCCACCAGAGAGCGGTTGGTTTTCGACATGGAGGCCAGGGTCCCAGCCAACAGCGAGGTGACCATGGCGGAGCTCAGACTCTACCAGAACGCCCCTCATAAACTTCACCTGGCCGGGAGAAAGAGTCAAAAGCAGGACAACAACGCACGGGTCAGCGTCTACTGGGTGGAGGTTCTAGAGAACGGCGCCAACCGCTCCTCACTGGTAGACTCAAG GTTGGTGCCAATCTACGAGACCGGGTGGAAGGGTTTTGATGTGACGCAGGCCGTACACTACTGGTCGAAGGGACGTCGCGAGGTGCCGCTGCGCCTGGAGCTGCGGGTCGAGGGGGAGAGACCGGGAAGCTACGCAGCCCAGATGGCCAAGAGTATACGCTTTACCGCGCAGGACCCCTCTGACCAGAGCACGGGAAAGCCTGAGCTTCTTTTTTACACCTTGAACCTGGAGGAATATGG TTCCCGTGGTGACTGCCAGTCCAGCAAGCCGAACGGCATATGCTGCAGAGAAGACCACTTCATCAACTTCCGGGAGCTAACTTGGACTCAATACTGGGTCATCGAACCTGCGGGCTACCAGTCCTTCCGATGCGCAGGGGGATGCAAGCAGCCAAAGCGTCATTATGGCTACGGAGAACGGCGGTGCGCGGCTACGGAGAACGCGCCGCTACCTATAATGTACCTGGTGAAAAAAGGAGACTACACTGAGATTGAAGTGGCCGAGTTTCCCAACATGATTGTGGAGAAGTGCAGATGTACAATGGACAATGTATCTGTTTGA
- the LOC111963111 gene encoding homeobox-containing protein 1-like isoform X1 → MAILKDYKCHDDLDETAESRQRMSQFTDEPRFTIEQIDLLQRLRRTGMTKPEILHALDTLDRLDRQHGHKFGRRPQTQPQPVGQGPTSNSNANMTSSSSSNNVVASSSTSTAATQTGYRANGSGGSDLSPSPSNNYDMSPPPPAVVSAPVALAAVAQNGCGVGGGGEIVAMTNGKLSPPRFPISVSAVSGGVTARGYGFEASEEELDVDDKVEELMRRDSAIIKEEIKVFLGNRRISQAVVAQVTGISQSRISHWLLQQGSDLSEQKKRAFYRWYQLEKTTPGATLTMRPAPMSLEDVVEWRQTPPPISSTPGSFRLRRGSRFTWRKECLAVMESYFNDNQYPDEAKREEIANACNAVIQKPGKKLSDLEKVTSLKVYNWFANRRKEIKRRANIEEAAILESHGIDVQSPGGHSNGDDIEGNDFPDQGCEVPLFEKRAVTRPFSRLDLSSPTQVPTLLPSWLAAWPGSGRGGLAAQRASSLIGRSLLSGWGLAQGVGMEGSRLTGVSWSPPSPQDDDSTNHSNALEHQDPIALAVEMAAVNHSILALATQAGGGLALGGTGSDIKTEVLDD, encoded by the exons ATGGCTATCCTAAAggactacaaatgccatgatgaccTGGACGAGACTgctgaatcgaggcaaag gATGTCTCAGTTCACAGATGAGCCTCGCTTCACCATCGAGCAGATTGACCTGCTCCAACGGCTGAGGAGGACGGGGATGACCAAGCCAGAGATCCTCCACGCTCTGGATACCCTGGACAGACTGGACCGCCAGCACGGACACAAGTTTGGACGCCGTCCCCAGACGCAGCCCCAGCCTGTCGGTCAGGGACCGACGTCCAATAGCAATGCTAATATGACGTCGTCTTCCTCGTCCAACAACGTTGTGGCGTCCTCATCGACGTCCACGGCCGCCACACAGACTGGTTACCGGGCGAATGGGAGTGGCGGGAGTGATCTGTCGCCGTCACCTAGCAACAACTATGATATGTCGCCGCCCCCTCCGGCGGTTGTATCTGCCCCTGTTGCTTTGGCAGCAGTGGCTCAGAACGGGTGTGGGGTTGGTGGCGGCGGAGAGATTGTTGCCATGACGAACGGAAAGCTGTCTCCACCACGGTTTCCTATCAGTGTTAGTGCGGTTAGTGGTGGCGTGACTGCGAGAGGCTACGGGTTTGAGGCCAGCGAGGAGGAACTAGACGTGGACGACAAAGTGGAGGAACTCATGAG AAGGGACAGTGCCATAATCAAGGAGGAGATCAAGGTGTTCCTGGGGAACAGGCGCATCTCTCAGGCTGTGGTGGCTCAGGTCACAG gtATCAGTCAGAGTCGTATCTCCCACTGGCTGCTCCAGCAGGGCTCGGACCTCAGTGAACAGAAGAAGAGGGCCTTCTATCGCTGGTACCAGTTGGAGAAGACCACCCCCG GTGCCACTCTGACGATGCGGCCCGCCCCCATGTCTCTGGAGGATGTGGTTGAGTGGCGGCAGACTCCGCCCCCTATAAGCTCCACCCCCGGGAGCTTCCGTCTGCGCCGAGGCAGTCGCTTCACCTGGAGGAAAGAATGTCTGGCTGTGAtggagag TTACTTCAATGACAACCAGTACCCTGATGAAGCTAAAAGAGAGGAGATCGCTAACGCCTGCAACGCTGTCATCCAGAAACCAG GGAAGAAGCTGTCTGATCTGGAGAAAGTCACGTCTCTGAAGGTCTACAACTGGTTTGCCAACCGCCGCAAGGAGATCAAGAGACGCGCCAACATAG AAGAAGCAGCAATCCTGGAGAGCCATGGGATCGACGTCCAGAGTCCTGGTGGACACTCCAACGGCGATGACATTGAGGGGAATGACTTCCCTGACCAG GGCTGTGAAGTCCCTCTGTTTGAGAAGAGAGCTGTTACCAGACCCTTCAGTCGACTAGACCTGTCCTCTCCCACACAG GTGCCCACCCTGCTGCCCAGCTGGCTGGCGGCTTGGCCCGGCTCGGGCAGGGGGGGCTTGGCTGCCCAGAGGGCTAGCTCTCTGATTGGCCGCTCCTTGCTCTCTGGGTGGGGTCTCGCTCAGGGGGTGGGGATGGAAGGTTCCAGACTGACAGGTGTGTCCtggtctcccccctccccccaggaTGATGACTCCACCAATCACAGCAATGCCCTGGAGCACCAGGATCCCATCGCCCTCGCCGTGGAGATGGCGGCCGTCAATCACAGCATCCTCGCCCTGGCAACGCAGGCGGGGGGAGGATTGGCCCTGGGCgggacaggaagtgacatcaaAACAGAGGTGCTAGACGACTAG
- the LOC111963111 gene encoding homeobox-containing protein 1-like isoform X2 translates to MAILKDYKCHDDLDETAESRQRMSQFTDEPRFTIEQIDLLQRLRRTGMTKPEILHALDTLDRLDRQHGHKFGRRPQTQPQPVGQGPTSNSNANMTSSSSSNNVVASSSTSTAATQTGYRANGSGGSDLSPSPSNNYDMSPPPPAVVSAPVALAAVAQNGCGVGGGGEIVAMTNGKLSPPRFPISVSAVSGGVTARGYGFEASEEELDVDDKVEELMRRDSAIIKEEIKVFLGNRRISQAVVAQVTGISQSRISHWLLQQGSDLSEQKKRAFYRWYQLEKTTPGATLTMRPAPMSLEDVVEWRQTPPPISSTPGSFRLRRGSRFTWRKECLAVMESYFNDNQYPDEAKREEIANACNAVIQKPGKKLSDLEKVTSLKVYNWFANRRKEIKRRANIEAAILESHGIDVQSPGGHSNGDDIEGNDFPDQGCEVPLFEKRAVTRPFSRLDLSSPTQVPTLLPSWLAAWPGSGRGGLAAQRASSLIGRSLLSGWGLAQGVGMEGSRLTGVSWSPPSPQDDDSTNHSNALEHQDPIALAVEMAAVNHSILALATQAGGGLALGGTGSDIKTEVLDD, encoded by the exons ATGGCTATCCTAAAggactacaaatgccatgatgaccTGGACGAGACTgctgaatcgaggcaaag gATGTCTCAGTTCACAGATGAGCCTCGCTTCACCATCGAGCAGATTGACCTGCTCCAACGGCTGAGGAGGACGGGGATGACCAAGCCAGAGATCCTCCACGCTCTGGATACCCTGGACAGACTGGACCGCCAGCACGGACACAAGTTTGGACGCCGTCCCCAGACGCAGCCCCAGCCTGTCGGTCAGGGACCGACGTCCAATAGCAATGCTAATATGACGTCGTCTTCCTCGTCCAACAACGTTGTGGCGTCCTCATCGACGTCCACGGCCGCCACACAGACTGGTTACCGGGCGAATGGGAGTGGCGGGAGTGATCTGTCGCCGTCACCTAGCAACAACTATGATATGTCGCCGCCCCCTCCGGCGGTTGTATCTGCCCCTGTTGCTTTGGCAGCAGTGGCTCAGAACGGGTGTGGGGTTGGTGGCGGCGGAGAGATTGTTGCCATGACGAACGGAAAGCTGTCTCCACCACGGTTTCCTATCAGTGTTAGTGCGGTTAGTGGTGGCGTGACTGCGAGAGGCTACGGGTTTGAGGCCAGCGAGGAGGAACTAGACGTGGACGACAAAGTGGAGGAACTCATGAG AAGGGACAGTGCCATAATCAAGGAGGAGATCAAGGTGTTCCTGGGGAACAGGCGCATCTCTCAGGCTGTGGTGGCTCAGGTCACAG gtATCAGTCAGAGTCGTATCTCCCACTGGCTGCTCCAGCAGGGCTCGGACCTCAGTGAACAGAAGAAGAGGGCCTTCTATCGCTGGTACCAGTTGGAGAAGACCACCCCCG GTGCCACTCTGACGATGCGGCCCGCCCCCATGTCTCTGGAGGATGTGGTTGAGTGGCGGCAGACTCCGCCCCCTATAAGCTCCACCCCCGGGAGCTTCCGTCTGCGCCGAGGCAGTCGCTTCACCTGGAGGAAAGAATGTCTGGCTGTGAtggagag TTACTTCAATGACAACCAGTACCCTGATGAAGCTAAAAGAGAGGAGATCGCTAACGCCTGCAACGCTGTCATCCAGAAACCAG GGAAGAAGCTGTCTGATCTGGAGAAAGTCACGTCTCTGAAGGTCTACAACTGGTTTGCCAACCGCCGCAAGGAGATCAAGAGACGCGCCAACATAG AAGCAGCAATCCTGGAGAGCCATGGGATCGACGTCCAGAGTCCTGGTGGACACTCCAACGGCGATGACATTGAGGGGAATGACTTCCCTGACCAG GGCTGTGAAGTCCCTCTGTTTGAGAAGAGAGCTGTTACCAGACCCTTCAGTCGACTAGACCTGTCCTCTCCCACACAG GTGCCCACCCTGCTGCCCAGCTGGCTGGCGGCTTGGCCCGGCTCGGGCAGGGGGGGCTTGGCTGCCCAGAGGGCTAGCTCTCTGATTGGCCGCTCCTTGCTCTCTGGGTGGGGTCTCGCTCAGGGGGTGGGGATGGAAGGTTCCAGACTGACAGGTGTGTCCtggtctcccccctccccccaggaTGATGACTCCACCAATCACAGCAATGCCCTGGAGCACCAGGATCCCATCGCCCTCGCCGTGGAGATGGCGGCCGTCAATCACAGCATCCTCGCCCTGGCAACGCAGGCGGGGGGAGGATTGGCCCTGGGCgggacaggaagtgacatcaaAACAGAGGTGCTAGACGACTAG
- the LOC111963111 gene encoding homeobox-containing protein 1-like isoform X3 → MSQFTDEPRFTIEQIDLLQRLRRTGMTKPEILHALDTLDRLDRQHGHKFGRRPQTQPQPVGQGPTSNSNANMTSSSSSNNVVASSSTSTAATQTGYRANGSGGSDLSPSPSNNYDMSPPPPAVVSAPVALAAVAQNGCGVGGGGEIVAMTNGKLSPPRFPISVSAVSGGVTARGYGFEASEEELDVDDKVEELMRRDSAIIKEEIKVFLGNRRISQAVVAQVTGISQSRISHWLLQQGSDLSEQKKRAFYRWYQLEKTTPGATLTMRPAPMSLEDVVEWRQTPPPISSTPGSFRLRRGSRFTWRKECLAVMESYFNDNQYPDEAKREEIANACNAVIQKPGKKLSDLEKVTSLKVYNWFANRRKEIKRRANIEEAAILESHGIDVQSPGGHSNGDDIEGNDFPDQGCEVPLFEKRAVTRPFSRLDLSSPTQVPTLLPSWLAAWPGSGRGGLAAQRASSLIGRSLLSGWGLAQGVGMEGSRLTGVSWSPPSPQDDDSTNHSNALEHQDPIALAVEMAAVNHSILALATQAGGGLALGGTGSDIKTEVLDD, encoded by the exons ATGTCTCAGTTCACAGATGAGCCTCGCTTCACCATCGAGCAGATTGACCTGCTCCAACGGCTGAGGAGGACGGGGATGACCAAGCCAGAGATCCTCCACGCTCTGGATACCCTGGACAGACTGGACCGCCAGCACGGACACAAGTTTGGACGCCGTCCCCAGACGCAGCCCCAGCCTGTCGGTCAGGGACCGACGTCCAATAGCAATGCTAATATGACGTCGTCTTCCTCGTCCAACAACGTTGTGGCGTCCTCATCGACGTCCACGGCCGCCACACAGACTGGTTACCGGGCGAATGGGAGTGGCGGGAGTGATCTGTCGCCGTCACCTAGCAACAACTATGATATGTCGCCGCCCCCTCCGGCGGTTGTATCTGCCCCTGTTGCTTTGGCAGCAGTGGCTCAGAACGGGTGTGGGGTTGGTGGCGGCGGAGAGATTGTTGCCATGACGAACGGAAAGCTGTCTCCACCACGGTTTCCTATCAGTGTTAGTGCGGTTAGTGGTGGCGTGACTGCGAGAGGCTACGGGTTTGAGGCCAGCGAGGAGGAACTAGACGTGGACGACAAAGTGGAGGAACTCATGAG AAGGGACAGTGCCATAATCAAGGAGGAGATCAAGGTGTTCCTGGGGAACAGGCGCATCTCTCAGGCTGTGGTGGCTCAGGTCACAG gtATCAGTCAGAGTCGTATCTCCCACTGGCTGCTCCAGCAGGGCTCGGACCTCAGTGAACAGAAGAAGAGGGCCTTCTATCGCTGGTACCAGTTGGAGAAGACCACCCCCG GTGCCACTCTGACGATGCGGCCCGCCCCCATGTCTCTGGAGGATGTGGTTGAGTGGCGGCAGACTCCGCCCCCTATAAGCTCCACCCCCGGGAGCTTCCGTCTGCGCCGAGGCAGTCGCTTCACCTGGAGGAAAGAATGTCTGGCTGTGAtggagag TTACTTCAATGACAACCAGTACCCTGATGAAGCTAAAAGAGAGGAGATCGCTAACGCCTGCAACGCTGTCATCCAGAAACCAG GGAAGAAGCTGTCTGATCTGGAGAAAGTCACGTCTCTGAAGGTCTACAACTGGTTTGCCAACCGCCGCAAGGAGATCAAGAGACGCGCCAACATAG AAGAAGCAGCAATCCTGGAGAGCCATGGGATCGACGTCCAGAGTCCTGGTGGACACTCCAACGGCGATGACATTGAGGGGAATGACTTCCCTGACCAG GGCTGTGAAGTCCCTCTGTTTGAGAAGAGAGCTGTTACCAGACCCTTCAGTCGACTAGACCTGTCCTCTCCCACACAG GTGCCCACCCTGCTGCCCAGCTGGCTGGCGGCTTGGCCCGGCTCGGGCAGGGGGGGCTTGGCTGCCCAGAGGGCTAGCTCTCTGATTGGCCGCTCCTTGCTCTCTGGGTGGGGTCTCGCTCAGGGGGTGGGGATGGAAGGTTCCAGACTGACAGGTGTGTCCtggtctcccccctccccccaggaTGATGACTCCACCAATCACAGCAATGCCCTGGAGCACCAGGATCCCATCGCCCTCGCCGTGGAGATGGCGGCCGTCAATCACAGCATCCTCGCCCTGGCAACGCAGGCGGGGGGAGGATTGGCCCTGGGCgggacaggaagtgacatcaaAACAGAGGTGCTAGACGACTAG
- the LOC111963111 gene encoding homeobox-containing protein 1-like isoform X5 has product MAILKDYKCHDDLDETAESRQRMSQFTDEPRFTIEQIDLLQRLRRTGMTKPEILHALDTLDRLDRQHGHKFGRRPQTQPQPVGQGPTSNSNANMTSSSSSNNVVASSSTSTAATQTGYRANGSGGSDLSPSPSNNYDMSPPPPAVVSAPVALAAVAQNGCGVGGGGEIVAMTNGKLSPPRFPISVSAVSGGVTARGYGFEASEEELDVDDKVEELMRRDSAIIKEEIKVFLGNRRISQAVVAQVTGISQSRISHWLLQQGSDLSEQKKRAFYRWYQLEKTTPGATLTMRPAPMSLEDVVEWRQTPPPISSTPGSFRLRRGSRFTWRKECLAVMESYFNDNQYPDEAKREEIANACNAVIQKPGKKLSDLEKVTSLKVYNWFANRRKEIKRRANIEAAILESHGIDVQSPGGHSNGDDIEGNDFPDQGCEVPLFEKRAVTRPFSRLDLSSPTQDDDSTNHSNALEHQDPIALAVEMAAVNHSILALATQAGGGLALGGTGSDIKTEVLDD; this is encoded by the exons ATGGCTATCCTAAAggactacaaatgccatgatgaccTGGACGAGACTgctgaatcgaggcaaag gATGTCTCAGTTCACAGATGAGCCTCGCTTCACCATCGAGCAGATTGACCTGCTCCAACGGCTGAGGAGGACGGGGATGACCAAGCCAGAGATCCTCCACGCTCTGGATACCCTGGACAGACTGGACCGCCAGCACGGACACAAGTTTGGACGCCGTCCCCAGACGCAGCCCCAGCCTGTCGGTCAGGGACCGACGTCCAATAGCAATGCTAATATGACGTCGTCTTCCTCGTCCAACAACGTTGTGGCGTCCTCATCGACGTCCACGGCCGCCACACAGACTGGTTACCGGGCGAATGGGAGTGGCGGGAGTGATCTGTCGCCGTCACCTAGCAACAACTATGATATGTCGCCGCCCCCTCCGGCGGTTGTATCTGCCCCTGTTGCTTTGGCAGCAGTGGCTCAGAACGGGTGTGGGGTTGGTGGCGGCGGAGAGATTGTTGCCATGACGAACGGAAAGCTGTCTCCACCACGGTTTCCTATCAGTGTTAGTGCGGTTAGTGGTGGCGTGACTGCGAGAGGCTACGGGTTTGAGGCCAGCGAGGAGGAACTAGACGTGGACGACAAAGTGGAGGAACTCATGAG AAGGGACAGTGCCATAATCAAGGAGGAGATCAAGGTGTTCCTGGGGAACAGGCGCATCTCTCAGGCTGTGGTGGCTCAGGTCACAG gtATCAGTCAGAGTCGTATCTCCCACTGGCTGCTCCAGCAGGGCTCGGACCTCAGTGAACAGAAGAAGAGGGCCTTCTATCGCTGGTACCAGTTGGAGAAGACCACCCCCG GTGCCACTCTGACGATGCGGCCCGCCCCCATGTCTCTGGAGGATGTGGTTGAGTGGCGGCAGACTCCGCCCCCTATAAGCTCCACCCCCGGGAGCTTCCGTCTGCGCCGAGGCAGTCGCTTCACCTGGAGGAAAGAATGTCTGGCTGTGAtggagag TTACTTCAATGACAACCAGTACCCTGATGAAGCTAAAAGAGAGGAGATCGCTAACGCCTGCAACGCTGTCATCCAGAAACCAG GGAAGAAGCTGTCTGATCTGGAGAAAGTCACGTCTCTGAAGGTCTACAACTGGTTTGCCAACCGCCGCAAGGAGATCAAGAGACGCGCCAACATAG AAGCAGCAATCCTGGAGAGCCATGGGATCGACGTCCAGAGTCCTGGTGGACACTCCAACGGCGATGACATTGAGGGGAATGACTTCCCTGACCAG GGCTGTGAAGTCCCTCTGTTTGAGAAGAGAGCTGTTACCAGACCCTTCAGTCGACTAGACCTGTCCTCTCCCACACAG gaTGATGACTCCACCAATCACAGCAATGCCCTGGAGCACCAGGATCCCATCGCCCTCGCCGTGGAGATGGCGGCCGTCAATCACAGCATCCTCGCCCTGGCAACGCAGGCGGGGGGAGGATTGGCCCTGGGCgggacaggaagtgacatcaaAACAGAGGTGCTAGACGACTAG